Proteins from a single region of Thiomicrorhabdus sp. Kp2:
- the dusB gene encoding tRNA dihydrouridine synthase DusB has protein sequence MLKIGSYQFEHNIVLAPMAGITDAVFRDLCRSHGASYTLAEMVASKKELWQSKKSSTRHVNLNDPEPRAVQLIGTDPQELADAAAWQVSQGAQIIDLNMGCPAKKVCSVSAGSALMSEPQKVREIFQAVVAAVDVPVTVKTRTGTDTENRNALEIAQISEDEGLKAITIHGRTREAKFTGNAEYDTIKEVKKAINIPVIANGDICTPEQADFVLKYTSADGIMIGRATQGYPWIFREINHYLKTGNQHEKPNTLEFKETMLNHTQGLHQLYGDMLGVRIARKHIGWYSQHLLNGNQLRKTFNQLNSADKQLLLINDYFEQFPA, from the coding sequence ATGCTAAAAATTGGCTCTTATCAATTTGAACACAATATTGTGCTTGCACCTATGGCAGGGATAACTGACGCTGTTTTTCGTGATTTATGCCGTTCTCATGGCGCAAGTTATACTTTAGCGGAAATGGTGGCCTCTAAAAAAGAGCTTTGGCAATCCAAAAAATCCTCTACTCGCCACGTAAACCTCAATGACCCTGAACCAAGAGCGGTGCAACTTATTGGAACAGACCCTCAAGAACTCGCTGATGCGGCAGCTTGGCAAGTGTCGCAAGGGGCACAAATTATTGATTTAAATATGGGCTGCCCTGCTAAAAAAGTGTGTAGCGTTTCTGCTGGATCAGCTCTCATGTCCGAACCGCAAAAAGTGAGAGAGATTTTTCAGGCGGTGGTAGCGGCTGTTGATGTTCCAGTAACGGTTAAAACAAGAACTGGCACAGATACAGAAAACAGAAATGCACTTGAAATTGCCCAAATTTCCGAAGATGAAGGGCTAAAGGCCATTACCATTCACGGCAGAACACGTGAAGCAAAATTTACTGGTAACGCTGAATATGACACCATTAAAGAGGTTAAAAAAGCGATAAATATTCCAGTAATTGCAAATGGTGATATTTGCACTCCCGAGCAGGCCGATTTTGTATTAAAATACACCTCTGCTGATGGCATCATGATTGGACGAGCAACACAAGGCTACCCTTGGATATTTCGTGAAATAAATCATTACCTTAAAACAGGTAATCAACACGAAAAACCGAATACGCTTGAGTTTAAAGAAACTATGCTCAATCACACTCAGGGCTTGCACCAACTCTATGGTGACATGTTAGGGGTAAGAATCGCTCGAAAGCATATTGGCTGGTACAGCCAACATTTACTTAACGGCAATCAGCTTCGTAAAACGTTTAATCAACTCAATTCAGCTGATAAACAACTATTACTAATTAACGACTATTTTGAGCAATTCCCAGCCTAG
- the prmA gene encoding 50S ribosomal protein L11 methyltransferase codes for MAWIQINTVVQEAIAEPLSDAFMEANAASVTFEDAKDQPIYEPEIGTTPIWGNTKVIGLFDADVDSKAIIEMLVQMVPELKTTQFKVEQLEDKDWIRAWMDQFKPMLFGKNLWIVPSWTEAPQPDAVNLYLDPGMAFGTGTHPTTSLCLTWLDHNAPKDLSVIDYGCGSGILALAAQKLGAKTVSGTDIDPQAITASIENAKRNNETIPFALVKDFNAEPADVIVANILAGPLKELSSEFDRLLKPGGTLTLSGLLATQADELIQHYQSIGITLDTFETKEEWGLLSGKKQV; via the coding sequence ATGGCTTGGATTCAAATTAATACCGTTGTGCAAGAAGCAATTGCTGAACCTTTATCAGACGCTTTTATGGAAGCCAACGCCGCTTCAGTTACCTTTGAAGACGCCAAAGACCAACCCATTTATGAACCCGAAATCGGCACGACCCCCATTTGGGGCAATACCAAAGTCATTGGTTTATTTGATGCCGATGTCGATAGCAAAGCCATTATTGAGATGCTGGTGCAAATGGTTCCTGAACTGAAAACGACTCAATTTAAAGTTGAGCAACTTGAAGATAAGGATTGGATTAGAGCTTGGATGGATCAATTCAAACCAATGCTGTTTGGTAAAAACCTTTGGATAGTGCCTAGCTGGACAGAAGCTCCACAACCCGACGCCGTTAACCTCTATTTAGACCCTGGCATGGCCTTTGGTACGGGAACTCACCCTACTACTTCTTTATGTTTGACCTGGTTAGACCACAACGCTCCAAAAGATTTAAGCGTGATAGATTATGGTTGTGGTTCAGGTATTTTAGCTTTAGCCGCCCAAAAACTTGGGGCAAAAACCGTTTCAGGAACCGATATTGACCCACAAGCGATTACCGCCAGCATTGAAAATGCCAAACGTAATAACGAAACTATCCCTTTTGCTTTGGTAAAAGATTTTAATGCCGAACCTGCGGATGTGATTGTGGCTAATATTTTGGCTGGACCATTAAAAGAACTCTCTTCAGAGTTTGACCGCCTATTAAAACCAGGTGGAACCTTAACTTTGTCTGGACTTTTAGCGACCCAAGCTGATGAATTAATCCAACACTATCAATCAATTGGAATCACCCTAGACACTTTTGAAACAAAAGAAGAATGGGGTCTTTTGTCTGGAAAAAAACAGGTTTAA
- the accC gene encoding acetyl-CoA carboxylase biotin carboxylase subunit codes for MIDKILIANRGEIALRVLRACKELGIKTVAVHSTADADLKHVLLADESVCIGPPASTNSYLNMAAIISAAEVTDASAIHPGYGFLSENADFAERVEESGFAFIGPKAETIRIMGDKVSAIRAMKAAGVPTVPGSGGPLGDDDAENHRIAKQIGYPIIIKASGGGGGRGMRVVHTEASLLKSIQLTKSEAGSFFGNPEVYMEKFLENPRHVEIQVLADGQGNAVHLGERDCSMQRRHQKVVEEAPAPGVTEEQRARIGAACVKACIEINYRGAGTFEFLYENGEFYFIEMNTRLQVEHCVTEMVTGIDLVKAQIEVAAGMPLTLKQEDIKITGHAIECRVNAENPSKNFMPSPGKIERLHLPGGLGVRWDSHIYTGYSIPPHYDSMIGKLICFGSCRDTAIARMDSALSEMVIKGIETNIHLQREIMNDGGFQDGGRNIHYLEERLEHLV; via the coding sequence ATGATCGATAAAATTCTAATTGCTAACCGTGGAGAGATTGCCCTTCGTGTTTTAAGAGCGTGTAAAGAATTAGGCATTAAAACTGTGGCGGTGCACTCTACCGCTGACGCCGATTTAAAACATGTTTTATTGGCTGACGAGTCGGTTTGTATTGGACCGCCAGCATCAACCAATAGTTACCTTAATATGGCGGCGATTATCTCTGCGGCTGAAGTGACGGATGCCAGTGCAATACACCCAGGTTATGGTTTCCTTTCTGAGAATGCTGACTTTGCAGAACGTGTTGAAGAGAGTGGTTTTGCCTTTATTGGCCCTAAAGCGGAAACGATTCGCATTATGGGTGATAAGGTTTCGGCCATCCGTGCCATGAAAGCGGCAGGTGTTCCAACCGTACCTGGCTCTGGTGGACCTTTAGGCGATGACGATGCAGAAAACCACCGTATTGCCAAACAGATTGGTTACCCGATTATCATCAAAGCTTCTGGCGGTGGTGGTGGTCGTGGTATGCGTGTGGTGCATACGGAAGCGAGCCTACTTAAATCTATTCAGCTAACCAAATCTGAAGCTGGCAGTTTCTTTGGTAACCCAGAAGTTTACATGGAAAAATTTCTAGAGAATCCACGTCATGTTGAAATTCAGGTTTTAGCCGATGGTCAAGGTAATGCGGTTCATTTAGGTGAACGTGATTGCTCTATGCAACGTCGTCACCAAAAAGTAGTTGAAGAAGCCCCAGCTCCTGGTGTAACTGAAGAGCAACGTGCAAGAATTGGTGCTGCTTGCGTTAAAGCATGTATCGAAATCAATTACCGTGGTGCAGGAACATTTGAATTCTTGTATGAAAACGGTGAATTCTATTTCATTGAAATGAACACCCGTTTACAGGTTGAGCATTGCGTTACCGAGATGGTTACGGGTATCGACTTAGTTAAGGCACAAATTGAAGTGGCTGCTGGTATGCCTTTAACGCTTAAGCAAGAAGATATCAAAATAACAGGCCACGCAATTGAGTGCCGTGTGAATGCTGAGAACCCTTCTAAAAACTTTATGCCATCACCAGGTAAAATTGAAAGATTACACTTACCAGGTGGTTTAGGGGTTCGTTGGGATTCTCATATTTATACTGGATATTCTATTCCGCCACACTACGATTCAATGATTGGTAAGCTAATCTGTTTTGGTAGTTGTCGTGACACCGCAATTGCCCGTATGGACAGTGCATTGAGCGAAATGGTAATCAAAGGCATTGAAACCAATATTCACCTGCAACGTGAAATTATGAATGATGGTGGCTTCCAAGATGGTGGCCGTAACATTCACTATTTAGAAGAGCGTTTAGAACATTTAGTTTAA
- the accB gene encoding acetyl-CoA carboxylase biotin carboxyl carrier protein: protein MDIRSIRKLIEIVEQSDIAEIEIKEGEHNIRISRSKEQVVVQAPAAMAAPVAAAPAPAAAAVAPAAAEAPVSTEVNGHKVTSPMVGTFYSSPSPDAGAFVKVGDKVSEGDTLCIIEAMKIMNPIESDKSGTVKQIVAVNGEPVEFGQTLFVIE, encoded by the coding sequence ATGGATATTCGTTCAATTCGTAAACTAATTGAAATTGTAGAACAGTCAGATATTGCAGAAATTGAGATCAAAGAAGGTGAACACAACATCCGTATCTCACGCAGTAAAGAACAAGTTGTTGTTCAAGCGCCAGCCGCCATGGCAGCACCTGTAGCAGCGGCTCCTGCTCCAGCAGCCGCAGCCGTTGCACCTGCCGCTGCAGAAGCGCCAGTATCAACTGAAGTTAATGGCCATAAGGTCACTTCACCTATGGTAGGAACTTTCTACTCATCACCATCACCAGATGCAGGTGCTTTTGTTAAGGTTGGAGACAAGGTTTCTGAAGGCGATACACTTTGCATTATTGAAGCGATGAAAATCATGAACCCTATCGAATCGGATAAGTCTGGAACAGTCAAACAGATTGTAGCCGTAAATGGCGAGCCAGTTGAATTTGGTCAAACTCTATTCGTAATCGAATAA
- the aroQ gene encoding type II 3-dehydroquinate dehydratase, giving the protein MATILLINGPNLNMLGRREPEIYGSETLEDIIECLVELADDYNVRLFDFQSNAEHEIVERIHQAMDDGTSYIIINPAAFTHTSVAIRDALATINVPFIEVHLSNIHKREPFRSHSYFSDLAEGVIAGLGTKGYQLAFEAIMDKLED; this is encoded by the coding sequence ATGGCAACAATTCTTCTGATTAATGGTCCAAACCTCAATATGCTGGGTCGACGTGAACCTGAAATTTACGGAAGCGAAACCCTTGAAGACATTATTGAATGCCTTGTTGAACTTGCTGACGACTACAATGTGCGTCTTTTTGATTTTCAGAGTAATGCCGAACATGAAATTGTAGAGCGCATTCATCAAGCCATGGACGATGGCACCAGCTATATCATCATTAACCCTGCGGCCTTTACCCATACCAGCGTAGCCATTCGTGATGCTTTAGCCACAATTAATGTGCCTTTTATTGAAGTTCACTTGTCTAACATACATAAGCGTGAGCCATTTAGAAGCCACTCCTATTTTTCTGACCTTGCAGAAGGCGTAATAGCAGGCCTGGGAACAAAAGGTTATCAGCTTGCTTTTGAAGCGATCATGGACAAGTTAGAAGACTAA
- a CDS encoding protein-disulfide reductase DsbD, whose product MNSICSRPNKTKLYFLKSSLLALFTSLMVSLGLFASLNAHASDELLEVDQAFVLNQPTVNNQTIEVKWDIAEDYKLYKDKLSVNATNITLDAPQYSKSKTVDDALFGKSEVFQHTAVMTIPYTGDATQTELTVKYQGCADKLGVCYPPQTRTFTVDLPIQKTAATDSNLGSLSALNNYLQEDSGQAELLDADDAFAFTHKINANGRVELNWTIAHDYHLYQDKIKVSVLNGDATLGQLNLPKAELIDDELFGKTMVYHGSFSAELPVNAINNNATIQVEYQGCSAASGVCYPPVKKQITIDASNINTNATVTTSTQTATASVNAEALSESDQIADTLKNSSVWIVIATFFIFGLLLAFTPCVFPMIPILSSIIVGQGDQLTTRRAFVMSLVYVLAMSVTYTVAGVLAGMFGENLQAAFQNPWIIGSFAAIFLLLALSMFGFYELQLPNSLQTKLTNISNKQQGGTLTGVAVMGFLSALIVGPCVAPPLAGALIYIGQTGDALLGGTALFAMSMGMGLPLLLLGTSAGKLLPRAGAWMDNVKAVFGVMLIGVAIWMVERIVPAEVAMLSWAILFIMSAVYLGAFESTAEKSGWLKLTKGLGLALFLYGTMILIGLLGGSTQMFQPLKVFQGGGSHTQAQSEHLTFKTIKSSADLQAELAKGQPVMLDFYADWCVSCKEMEALTFTDSGVHSALKGVTLLQADVTANDDIDKTLMKQFGIIGPPAILFFTADGVEQKAQRVVGFKKADAFINNINKAYQ is encoded by the coding sequence ATGAATTCAATTTGTTCCAGACCAAACAAGACAAAGCTCTATTTTTTAAAGAGTAGCTTATTAGCGCTGTTTACCAGCTTAATGGTTAGCTTAGGTTTATTTGCCTCTCTAAACGCTCACGCTAGTGATGAATTACTTGAAGTGGATCAAGCTTTTGTTTTAAACCAGCCAACCGTCAATAACCAAACGATTGAAGTAAAGTGGGATATTGCAGAGGACTACAAACTATATAAAGACAAACTGTCTGTTAATGCTACTAATATCACATTAGATGCTCCGCAGTACTCAAAATCTAAAACGGTAGATGATGCGCTTTTTGGTAAGAGTGAGGTCTTTCAACACACTGCCGTTATGACAATTCCATACACGGGCGATGCAACGCAAACTGAGTTAACCGTTAAATATCAAGGTTGTGCGGATAAATTAGGGGTTTGTTACCCACCACAGACCAGAACCTTTACGGTCGATTTACCTATTCAAAAAACCGCTGCAACGGATTCTAACCTTGGTTCACTCTCTGCATTAAACAACTATTTACAAGAAGACAGCGGCCAAGCAGAGTTACTGGACGCCGATGACGCTTTTGCTTTCACACACAAAATAAATGCAAATGGTCGAGTGGAGCTGAACTGGACGATTGCTCACGACTATCACCTATATCAAGACAAAATCAAAGTCTCTGTTTTAAACGGGGATGCCACTTTAGGGCAACTTAATTTACCTAAAGCAGAACTGATTGATGATGAATTATTTGGTAAAACCATGGTTTATCATGGTTCTTTTTCTGCTGAACTTCCAGTAAATGCAATCAACAATAACGCAACCATTCAAGTTGAATACCAAGGCTGTTCTGCCGCTTCGGGTGTTTGTTACCCCCCAGTAAAGAAGCAAATTACAATTGATGCCTCAAACATCAACACCAATGCAACTGTAACCACATCAACCCAAACCGCAACGGCTTCTGTTAATGCCGAAGCACTTTCAGAAAGTGATCAAATTGCAGATACACTTAAAAACAGTAGTGTTTGGATAGTGATTGCCACCTTCTTCATTTTTGGTTTATTGCTGGCGTTTACACCTTGCGTATTCCCAATGATTCCCATTTTATCGAGCATTATTGTTGGTCAAGGCGATCAATTAACCACAAGACGTGCGTTTGTTATGTCATTGGTTTACGTACTGGCTATGTCAGTGACCTATACCGTTGCTGGTGTATTAGCAGGAATGTTTGGCGAGAACTTGCAAGCCGCTTTCCAAAACCCTTGGATAATTGGTAGTTTCGCTGCTATTTTCCTTTTATTAGCCTTATCTATGTTTGGTTTTTATGAATTACAACTGCCAAACTCTCTACAGACTAAATTAACCAATATCTCTAATAAACAACAAGGTGGAACCTTAACGGGTGTCGCCGTAATGGGCTTTTTATCGGCCTTAATTGTTGGCCCTTGCGTTGCGCCACCATTGGCAGGCGCACTCATTTATATTGGCCAAACTGGCGATGCACTTTTAGGCGGAACCGCTCTATTTGCCATGAGTATGGGTATGGGATTACCGCTCCTACTGCTTGGTACTTCTGCTGGTAAACTACTGCCAAGAGCTGGCGCATGGATGGATAATGTAAAAGCCGTATTTGGTGTTATGCTGATTGGTGTGGCTATCTGGATGGTGGAACGTATTGTGCCAGCTGAAGTTGCGATGCTGAGCTGGGCAATTCTATTCATTATGTCGGCCGTTTATTTAGGCGCATTTGAAAGTACCGCTGAAAAGTCTGGCTGGTTAAAACTAACCAAAGGCTTAGGTTTAGCTCTATTCTTATACGGCACCATGATACTTATTGGTTTACTCGGCGGAAGTACACAGATGTTTCAACCGTTAAAAGTATTCCAAGGCGGTGGCTCTCATACCCAAGCTCAATCAGAACATTTAACCTTTAAAACCATTAAGTCCTCTGCCGACTTACAAGCAGAACTGGCAAAAGGCCAACCTGTTATGCTCGATTTTTATGCGGACTGGTGTGTAAGCTGTAAAGAGATGGAAGCGTTAACCTTTACTGATTCGGGCGTGCATAGTGCATTAAAAGGGGTAACTTTATTGCAAGCTGACGTGACCGCAAACGATGATATTGATAAAACACTTATGAAACAGTTTGGCATTATTGGCCCTCCAGCCATCTTGTTCTTCACTGCCGATGGCGTTGAACAAAAAGCCCAACGAGTGGTTGGCTTTAAAAAAGCAGACGCTTTTATTAACAATATCAATAAAGCTTATCAATAA
- a CDS encoding FxsA family protein gives MRILFLLLFVVPLIELYFLIQLGNVIGALPTVLLTIFTAILGIALMRSQGLATLQNAQIEMATGKSPQSSMLEGVFIFLGGVFLFFPGLISDSIGLLFLVPFVRRFLINQSMRGMQTQGRFRYQKGDSVYEGEWAEKQQQPPKSLEHDVLEGEFKDKK, from the coding sequence ATGCGAATTTTATTTCTCCTTCTGTTTGTTGTGCCATTAATTGAGTTGTATTTTTTGATTCAACTGGGTAATGTAATTGGCGCTTTACCTACCGTGTTATTAACGATTTTTACTGCAATATTGGGTATAGCATTGATGAGAAGCCAAGGACTGGCGACCCTACAAAATGCCCAAATTGAAATGGCCACAGGCAAATCACCACAAAGCAGTATGTTGGAAGGGGTGTTTATCTTTTTAGGTGGTGTATTTTTGTTTTTTCCAGGTTTAATTTCGGATTCTATCGGTTTATTGTTTCTAGTGCCTTTTGTACGTCGTTTTTTAATAAATCAAAGTATGAGAGGGATGCAAACTCAAGGGCGTTTTCGATACCAAAAAGGGGATTCTGTCTATGAAGGCGAATGGGCTGAAAAGCAACAACAACCCCCAAAATCGTTAGAACATGATGTGTTGGAAGGCGAGTTTAAAGATAAAAAATAA
- a CDS encoding NAD-dependent epimerase/dehydratase family protein, producing MANILIVGCGDIGCQLGLILNQQDHNVFGLRRNIEALPESITPIQADFSSSLPELPKEIDYVFYIASAGKYKDSAYYQAYVHGLKNTINALKNHNIKRLFFISSSSVFGQSDGEKVNENSPTSDLNFSTKRLLEGEELALNSKIPATVIRFGGIYGPGRTHLIDLVLAGKAHCMDDVWSNRIHSADCAAMLAFLLNKDIEKPNTLESIYIGVDNEPTLSCEVYDWLAEQLCVPDVEHIEPKESSRQMRSNKRLSNARIVNLGYEFIYPNYQTGYLALLDTLD from the coding sequence ATGGCGAATATTTTGATTGTTGGATGTGGTGATATTGGGTGTCAGTTAGGTTTGATTTTGAACCAGCAAGACCATAATGTTTTTGGCTTACGCCGCAACATTGAGGCGCTTCCTGAAAGCATCACCCCTATTCAAGCGGATTTTTCTTCATCTCTTCCTGAACTTCCTAAAGAGATCGATTATGTGTTCTATATTGCCTCGGCGGGTAAATATAAGGATTCGGCCTATTATCAGGCCTATGTTCATGGCTTAAAAAACACCATTAATGCATTAAAAAACCACAATATTAAACGTTTGTTTTTTATCTCTAGCTCTTCAGTATTTGGTCAATCCGATGGTGAAAAGGTGAATGAGAACAGCCCTACTTCGGATTTAAACTTTTCTACCAAGCGACTATTAGAAGGTGAAGAGTTGGCATTAAACAGTAAAATCCCTGCTACGGTCATTCGTTTTGGTGGTATTTATGGCCCAGGCAGAACGCATTTAATTGATTTGGTTTTAGCGGGTAAAGCCCACTGCATGGATGATGTATGGAGTAACCGCATTCATTCGGCGGATTGTGCGGCTATGTTGGCATTTTTATTAAATAAAGATATTGAAAAACCGAATACTTTGGAGTCTATTTACATTGGGGTGGATAATGAACCCACCCTTTCATGCGAGGTGTATGACTGGCTTGCAGAGCAGTTATGTGTTCCTGATGTGGAGCATATCGAACCCAAAGAGTCGTCTCGTCAAATGCGTAGTAATAAACGTCTTTCAAATGCCCGAATTGTGAATTTAGGGTATGAGTTTATTTATCCTAACTATCAAACAGGTTATCTTGCACTTTTGGATACGCTAGATTAA